From the Veillonellales bacterium genome, one window contains:
- a CDS encoding arsenate reductase ArsC, which yields MTEKIKVAFICVHNACRSQMAEAIAKLFSADVFEAYSAGTETKPQINQDAVAVIKELFGIDMNQTQSSKLLSAIPPVDILITMGCNVTCPYLPCQYKEDWGLEDPTGKDKAAFVQTADAIREKVLGLKKRIENGSIPIGSN from the coding sequence ATGACAGAGAAAATTAAAGTTGCCTTTATATGTGTTCATAATGCATGCCGTTCACAGATGGCCGAAGCAATAGCAAAGCTTTTTAGCGCAGATGTTTTTGAGGCATATTCGGCAGGAACGGAGACAAAGCCGCAGATTAACCAAGATGCTGTTGCGGTAATTAAAGAATTATTTGGAATCGATATGAACCAGACACAAAGTTCGAAGTTGCTTTCTGCAATTCCGCCGGTTGACATCCTGATCACTATGGGCTGTAATGTTACGTGCCCGTACTTGCCCTGCCAATACAAGGAAGACTGGGGGTTGGAAGACCCCACCGGAAAAGATAAAGCGGCGTTTGTTCAGACTGCCGATGCTATTCGGGAAAAGGTATTGGGTTTAAAAAAGCGAATTGAAAATGGCAGTATTCCGATTGGTTCAAATTGA
- a CDS encoding (Fe-S)-binding protein encodes MCNQIQRITDRCLRCGACVKKCEYLSRYCKKSPVDLIDKIQSGELKDNIPAVFTCNMCSLCEEVCPVNLNIGKLSLELRQNFVARHGGVSEIHKPLLDVQKIYVSEETKTVLRGCQKESTTLKGAGTVFFPGCSLPLNSPHLVKRTFSFLQKQIPGIGILTGCCGAPTHLIGEQKIPGDIFNDIVRRVREVGATTIIAACCSCVKLLKSKLPQDIRVISLYQVLAEFDFPKRSGASHIFNIHDACSSRGDHLTQAAVRKIITDLGYSIEEIAHSKNVTQCCGMGGMASVVDDKYSATVAQRTLREVHRDLIVYCATCRANFFNQGARAVHLLELLFNEEWEAAITKAPLPFEESAKNLPKLKKYFEEVVR; translated from the coding sequence ATGTGTAACCAAATCCAGCGGATAACGGATCGATGCCTTCGGTGTGGAGCTTGTGTAAAAAAATGCGAATATCTTAGTCGGTATTGTAAAAAATCGCCGGTTGATTTGATTGACAAAATTCAGTCAGGTGAACTCAAGGACAATATTCCGGCAGTGTTTACTTGCAATATGTGTAGCCTTTGTGAAGAGGTGTGCCCGGTAAACCTGAATATTGGAAAGCTTTCATTAGAGTTGAGACAGAATTTTGTGGCTCGACATGGCGGCGTCAGTGAAATTCACAAACCATTATTGGACGTTCAGAAAATTTATGTTTCCGAGGAGACGAAAACGGTTCTTCGCGGCTGTCAGAAAGAATCAACAACCCTCAAGGGAGCAGGGACGGTCTTTTTTCCGGGATGTTCCCTACCACTCAATTCACCACACCTGGTGAAAAGAACTTTTTCCTTTTTACAGAAGCAAATTCCCGGTATCGGCATCTTGACCGGTTGCTGCGGAGCTCCGACACATCTGATCGGCGAGCAAAAAATCCCGGGGGATATTTTTAACGACATTGTCCGGAGAGTTAGGGAAGTAGGAGCAACAACGATTATAGCTGCCTGCTGCTCGTGTGTAAAATTGTTAAAGAGCAAGCTGCCGCAAGATATTCGTGTTATTTCTCTTTATCAGGTATTGGCAGAATTTGATTTTCCGAAACGCTCCGGCGCATCCCACATATTTAATATTCATGATGCCTGCTCATCCCGCGGTGATCACTTAACGCAGGCAGCTGTGCGAAAAATAATTACCGACCTTGGCTACTCTATTGAAGAAATTGCGCATTCGAAGAATGTAACCCAGTGTTGTGGGATGGGAGGAATGGCCTCCGTCGTGGACGACAAGTATAGCGCAACCGTGGCTCAACGTACCTTGCGAGAAGTTCATCGGGATTTAATTGTTTATTGCGCCACCTGTAGGGCTAACTTTTTTAATCAGGGGGCCCGGGCCGTTCATCTACTGGAACTTTTATTTAATGAGGAATGGGAGGCGGCAATAACCAAAGCACCATTACCATTCGAAGAAAGCGCAAAGAATCTTCCCAAACTAAAAAAATATTTTGAAGAGGTGGTGCGATAG
- a CDS encoding ABC transporter substrate-binding protein: MRRKTLVFMISSFLMLSFALTGCGSQNSTSNQAQQNTASPKVKVGYYGGTCEAPVYVAFEKGFFKNQGLDVELVKVSGDVLKEGIATGKIDAVQVSPGLLKPIEQGLNIKITDGVHTGCIQAVAAQDSGISSLQDLKGKTIGVDAIGGVPMVLLSVELGKLGIDPKKDVEWRAYPSPQLSQALEKGDIAAFATWDPFGEIAVGKGARLIFSSTHDPQYHDQFCCFVGINGDVAQKNPEIAKKITAAIREAGEWIAQHPQETAELAVNKKYIGGSIELNTKLLSDYQFKSSPSLAQSSLLFHLESMHEQGILDSSTDPNELLQHMFLSLDN; the protein is encoded by the coding sequence ATGAGAAGAAAGACATTAGTATTCATGATCAGCAGTTTTTTGATGTTGAGCTTTGCGTTAACCGGCTGTGGTTCCCAAAATTCTACTTCGAACCAGGCTCAGCAAAATACAGCGTCCCCAAAAGTTAAGGTGGGATATTACGGCGGCACCTGTGAAGCACCGGTTTACGTTGCCTTTGAAAAAGGTTTTTTTAAGAACCAGGGCCTTGACGTAGAATTGGTTAAAGTATCGGGTGACGTGCTCAAAGAAGGAATCGCAACCGGAAAGATCGATGCGGTGCAGGTGTCACCGGGTTTATTAAAACCAATTGAACAAGGCTTGAATATCAAAATTACGGACGGAGTACATACCGGTTGCATTCAAGCCGTTGCGGCGCAAGATTCCGGCATATCTTCCTTACAAGATCTAAAAGGTAAAACAATAGGGGTTGATGCAATCGGCGGGGTTCCCATGGTTCTATTATCAGTAGAACTTGGTAAATTGGGGATAGATCCGAAAAAAGATGTTGAGTGGCGGGCCTATCCATCGCCTCAATTATCCCAAGCCTTAGAGAAGGGGGATATTGCAGCTTTTGCAACCTGGGATCCTTTTGGTGAAATCGCAGTTGGTAAAGGTGCACGACTGATTTTTAGCAGTACCCATGACCCACAGTATCATGATCAGTTCTGTTGCTTTGTCGGCATTAACGGTGATGTAGCACAGAAGAACCCGGAAATTGCCAAGAAAATTACCGCTGCAATTCGGGAGGCCGGTGAGTGGATTGCCCAGCATCCGCAAGAAACGGCAGAGCTGGCAGTGAATAAAAAATATATCGGTGGCAGTATAGAGCTAAATACGAAACTCCTAAGTGATTATCAATTCAAGTCTAGTCCTTCCCTGGCCCAAAGCAGTCTCCTATTCCATTTGGAGAGTATGCACGAACAAGGAATACTGGATTCCAGCACCGATCCCAATGAGTTATTACAGCACATGTTTTTAAGTTTAGACAATTAA
- a CDS encoding metalloregulator ArsR/SmtB family transcription factor, whose translation MIEKYTKFFKALGEPTRLKILRLLVEREMCVCELMKVLDMNQPRISQHLKILKEVGAVKERKQAQWSYYSVCCEDFQDFINAFAIFMTEDMKNITDLSSEYQRMKICKK comes from the coding sequence ATGATAGAAAAATACACAAAGTTTTTTAAAGCTCTTGGTGAACCTACACGTCTAAAAATACTACGACTTTTAGTAGAAAGAGAGATGTGCGTTTGTGAGTTAATGAAAGTTTTAGACATGAATCAACCTCGTATTTCACAGCATCTAAAAATTTTAAAGGAAGTGGGAGCTGTTAAAGAGCGTAAGCAAGCGCAATGGAGTTACTATTCGGTGTGCTGCGAAGATTTTCAAGACTTTATTAATGCCTTTGCTATTTTCATGACGGAAGATATGAAAAATATTACTGATTTGTCCAGTGAATATCAAAGAATGAAAATCTGTAAAAAGTGA
- the arsN2 gene encoding arsenic resistance N-acetyltransferase ArsN2 yields the protein MDGNEVRELVRQKYAKAITAKKGCCGGSSCCGSNDSKAANLITGGLYDANEVKEIPAEAVYASLGCGNPTALAELHPGETVLDLGSGAGLDVLLSAKRVGAYGKAYGLDMTDEMLAEANANKLKAGVTNAEFLKGHIEEMPLPEAAVDVVISNCVINLSVDKDQVFREIYRVLKPGGRVAVSDIVTTKPLSEGIKQNLLAWAGCIAGALFDEEYKAKLAKAGFKDIEVEITRKYDLTEPSAQNLVPGFTDAERVEWNGALVSAFIRAKKPSKQLVVDKDFRIRQAGQEDWENIHALLSKNGLPTAGVDSACENYYIAHNHQELIGVIGFEPYGTAALLRSLAIKPKFRKAGVAHELINHALQAIREAGFTDIYLLTNTADQYLARYGFNKIERSKIPANVLTTSALGDACPASSTCMHLKV from the coding sequence ATGGATGGTAATGAAGTACGTGAATTGGTTCGTCAAAAATATGCGAAAGCGATTACTGCCAAAAAGGGCTGTTGTGGTGGCTCAAGTTGCTGTGGCTCGAATGACAGCAAGGCTGCCAACCTGATCACTGGAGGATTATACGATGCCAATGAGGTGAAAGAAATTCCGGCAGAAGCCGTGTATGCCTCGCTGGGCTGTGGGAATCCGACGGCACTGGCGGAATTGCACCCTGGCGAAACCGTACTTGATTTAGGAAGCGGTGCCGGACTTGATGTTTTGCTTTCCGCCAAAAGGGTAGGAGCTTATGGGAAAGCTTATGGCCTGGATATGACGGACGAAATGCTTGCCGAGGCAAATGCCAATAAGCTAAAGGCGGGGGTAACCAATGCTGAATTTTTAAAAGGCCACATCGAGGAAATGCCTTTACCCGAAGCGGCAGTTGATGTGGTGATTTCCAACTGTGTAATTAATTTGTCGGTTGATAAAGATCAAGTATTCCGGGAAATTTATCGTGTCCTAAAGCCTGGCGGCCGGGTTGCGGTATCTGATATTGTAACCACAAAGCCATTGTCAGAAGGTATTAAGCAGAATTTACTAGCTTGGGCCGGCTGCATTGCGGGAGCGCTTTTTGACGAAGAGTATAAAGCCAAATTAGCAAAAGCCGGTTTTAAAGATATTGAAGTTGAAATTACCAGAAAGTACGACTTAACCGAACCATCCGCGCAGAATCTTGTTCCTGGATTTACGGATGCGGAGCGTGTTGAATGGAACGGGGCATTGGTCAGTGCGTTTATCCGGGCCAAAAAGCCAAGTAAGCAATTGGTTGTAGATAAAGATTTTAGAATCAGGCAGGCGGGACAAGAAGATTGGGAGAACATACACGCGCTGTTAAGTAAGAATGGCCTCCCGACAGCGGGCGTCGATTCTGCCTGCGAAAATTATTATATCGCCCATAATCATCAGGAACTCATTGGGGTAATCGGATTCGAGCCTTATGGAACAGCGGCACTGCTACGCTCGCTGGCCATTAAGCCTAAATTCCGGAAAGCGGGTGTTGCCCATGAATTAATAAACCATGCTTTACAGGCAATACGAGAGGCTGGATTTACCGATATCTATTTATTAACGAATACAGCCGACCAATATCTGGCTCGATATGGATTTAATAAGATTGAGCGCAGTAAAATACCGGCTAATGTGTTAACAACTTCTGCACTTGGTGATGCCTGTCCAGCTTCAAGTACATGCATGCATTTGAAAGTATAA
- a CDS encoding sigma-70 family RNA polymerase sigma factor, which translates to MFDHGYEFEQVYEEFQPKIHRYLTRMIGPKEAEDLTQEVFIKVGKALNTYRKESQMSTWIYRIATNAAIDRMRNPSYRRELVGKQPNSCLNKVNHTEDAGNGAGVSCQPCSMEEQVVHKEMNDCIRGVIENLPDNYRVVVILSELEGLKNKEIAEILEISLDMVKVRLHRGKARLKKELLNYCQFSWDERNEFICDPKVPVKNKK; encoded by the coding sequence GTGTTCGATCATGGATATGAATTTGAGCAGGTTTATGAGGAGTTTCAGCCTAAAATTCATCGCTATTTGACGCGGATGATTGGTCCTAAAGAAGCGGAAGATTTAACACAGGAAGTTTTTATTAAAGTCGGCAAAGCGCTAAACACTTACCGCAAAGAATCCCAAATGTCTACATGGATTTATCGCATCGCTACCAATGCGGCAATTGATCGAATGAGAAATCCTTCTTATCGGCGAGAACTGGTCGGAAAGCAGCCAAATAGCTGTCTAAATAAAGTGAATCATACTGAAGATGCGGGAAACGGGGCTGGAGTATCGTGTCAACCTTGCTCAATGGAAGAGCAAGTGGTTCACAAGGAGATGAACGATTGTATTCGGGGTGTTATAGAAAATCTTCCCGATAATTACCGGGTAGTTGTTATTCTAAGTGAACTAGAAGGACTAAAAAATAAAGAAATTGCTGAGATATTGGAAATAAGCCTGGACATGGTAAAAGTACGCCTCCATCGCGGAAAGGCAAGGCTGAAAAAGGAACTGTTGAATTATTGCCAATTTTCCTGGGATGAACGTAATGAATTTATCTGCGATCCTAAAGTACCGGTAAAAAATAAGAAATAG
- a CDS encoding carboxymuconolactone decarboxylase family protein, translated as MSLDGRITALISIGVSVGVNCQPCLQYYIAKAKENGVSEQEIQEAIEVGQAVKKGAAYKMDEYIATFFDKSSSVQPPASKGCGCGCLC; from the coding sequence ATGAGTTTGGATGGGCGGATCACAGCGTTGATTTCTATTGGAGTATCGGTCGGTGTAAACTGCCAGCCATGTTTGCAATATTATATTGCTAAGGCCAAAGAAAATGGAGTGAGCGAGCAGGAGATTCAAGAAGCAATCGAGGTGGGGCAGGCAGTGAAGAAAGGTGCGGCATATAAAATGGACGAATATATTGCGACTTTCTTTGATAAGAGTTCCTCAGTGCAACCACCAGCCAGCAAAGGATGTGGGTGCGGTTGTTTATGCTGA